The Streptomonospora litoralis genome window below encodes:
- a CDS encoding glycoside hydrolase family 2 protein translates to MMRQTLHEDWLLSAADGPVPAEIAGRTVPAQVPGSAHVDLLAADLISDPYLDTVETDLAWAHRTSWRYTLTFQADAPEAGERVDLAFDGLDTVATVHLNGHRLGSTANMHRAYRFDVREALRGGANELTVDFSPALDYAERERERLGHRPHTNTHPYNMVRKMACSFGWDWGPDLQTAGIWKPVRLERWRGARITGVRPLVTVDEQGTGRIEAHVGVERAAADGAATAVTARAAGREVRIDVPEGADEAVAVIEVPDAELWWPAGYGGQPLYDLDLALADAWGTELDRAHRRIGFRTVAVDTAPDEIGARFTVTVNGRSIAVKGANWIPDDHFLTRITRDRLVRRVDQALGAHMNMLRVWGGGIYETDDFYDVCDERGVLVWQDFALACAAYPEEEPLAAEFEAEARENVARLSSHPSLAVWNGGNENLWGFADWGWPEELQGRTWGAHYYYELFPRIVAEVDPTRPYVDGSPCSPGFGPGELHPNDPDHGCRHEWEVWNNVDYTTYRDIVPRFCSEFGFQGPPTWATLTTWIHDEPLAPTSPAFLLHQKANDGNGKLHRGMQGHLPVPADFADWHWATQLNQARAITFGVEHFRSWWPRTAGTLVWQLNDCWPVTSWAAVDGDERPKPLYYALRHAYAPRLLTFQPREGRTALIAVNDTDEAWHGHVHLQRQGFDGAVHEAAKIELAVAARSVARFDPAEPLLAPADPSKELLLAATDDTRTVHLFGEDVDLAYDPEPLSAVAAAVPEGYRVDVRARSFARDVAVLADRAAGDAEADDMLVPMLAGETRSFTVRTAARIDPAQLTGPQVLRCANSLSQQTAGTA, encoded by the coding sequence ATGATGCGTCAGACCCTGCACGAGGACTGGCTCCTCTCCGCCGCAGACGGGCCGGTACCCGCGGAGATCGCCGGACGCACCGTCCCCGCCCAGGTGCCGGGCAGCGCCCACGTGGACCTGCTCGCCGCCGACCTGATCAGCGACCCCTACCTCGATACCGTAGAGACCGACCTCGCCTGGGCCCACCGCACCTCGTGGCGCTACACGCTCACCTTCCAGGCCGACGCCCCCGAAGCGGGCGAACGCGTCGACCTCGCCTTCGACGGCCTGGACACCGTCGCGACCGTCCACCTCAACGGCCACCGGCTCGGCAGCACCGCCAACATGCACCGCGCCTACCGCTTCGACGTCCGCGAGGCGCTGCGCGGCGGAGCCAACGAACTCACCGTCGACTTCTCGCCCGCTCTGGACTACGCGGAGCGGGAGCGGGAACGCCTCGGACACCGGCCGCACACCAACACCCATCCCTACAACATGGTCCGCAAGATGGCCTGCTCCTTCGGCTGGGACTGGGGGCCGGACCTGCAGACGGCCGGCATCTGGAAGCCGGTGCGCCTGGAGCGCTGGCGGGGTGCGCGCATCACCGGGGTGCGCCCGCTGGTCACCGTCGACGAGCAGGGGACCGGCCGCATCGAGGCGCATGTGGGCGTCGAGCGCGCCGCGGCCGACGGCGCCGCGACGGCGGTCACCGCGCGCGCGGCGGGCCGGGAGGTGCGCATCGACGTTCCCGAGGGCGCCGACGAAGCCGTCGCCGTGATCGAGGTGCCCGACGCCGAACTGTGGTGGCCGGCCGGCTACGGCGGTCAGCCGCTCTACGACCTCGACCTCGCGCTCGCCGACGCCTGGGGCACGGAACTGGACCGTGCGCACCGGCGCATCGGATTCCGCACGGTGGCCGTGGACACCGCGCCCGACGAGATCGGCGCCCGCTTCACCGTGACCGTCAACGGGCGGTCCATCGCCGTCAAGGGCGCCAACTGGATCCCCGACGACCACTTCCTCACCCGCATCACCCGCGATCGGCTGGTGCGGCGCGTCGACCAGGCCCTCGGCGCGCACATGAACATGCTGCGCGTGTGGGGCGGCGGTATCTACGAGACCGACGACTTCTACGACGTCTGCGACGAGCGCGGCGTGCTCGTCTGGCAGGACTTCGCGCTGGCCTGCGCCGCCTACCCCGAGGAGGAGCCGCTGGCCGCGGAGTTCGAGGCCGAGGCGCGCGAAAACGTCGCCCGGCTCAGCTCGCACCCGTCCCTGGCGGTGTGGAACGGCGGCAACGAGAACCTGTGGGGCTTCGCCGACTGGGGCTGGCCAGAGGAGCTGCAGGGCCGCACCTGGGGCGCGCACTACTACTACGAGCTCTTCCCGCGCATCGTCGCCGAGGTCGACCCCACCCGCCCCTACGTCGACGGCAGCCCCTGCAGCCCCGGATTCGGCCCGGGCGAGCTGCACCCCAACGACCCCGACCACGGGTGCCGCCACGAGTGGGAGGTGTGGAACAACGTCGACTACACCACCTACCGCGACATCGTGCCGCGCTTCTGCTCGGAGTTCGGCTTCCAGGGGCCGCCGACCTGGGCGACGCTGACCACCTGGATCCACGACGAGCCGCTGGCCCCCACCTCGCCGGCGTTCCTGCTGCACCAGAAGGCCAACGACGGCAACGGCAAACTGCACCGCGGCATGCAGGGCCATCTGCCCGTCCCCGCGGACTTCGCCGACTGGCACTGGGCCACCCAGCTCAACCAGGCGCGGGCGATCACCTTCGGTGTCGAGCACTTCCGGTCGTGGTGGCCGCGTACCGCCGGCACGCTGGTCTGGCAGCTGAACGACTGCTGGCCGGTGACCTCCTGGGCCGCGGTCGACGGCGACGAGCGGCCCAAGCCGCTCTACTACGCGCTGCGCCACGCCTACGCCCCGCGCCTGCTCACCTTCCAGCCGCGCGAGGGCCGAACGGCGCTGATCGCCGTCAACGACACCGACGAGGCCTGGCACGGCCACGTGCACCTCCAGCGGCAGGGCTTCGACGGCGCCGTACACGAGGCCGCTAAGATCGAGCTGGCCGTGGCGGCCCGCTCGGTCGCCCGGTTCGACCCGGCCGAGCCGCTGCTCGCTCCGGCCGACCCGAGCAAGGAGCTACTGCTGGCCGCCACCGACGACACCCGTACCGTGCACCTGTTCGGCGAGGACGTCGACCTGGCCTACGACCCCGAACCCCTCAGCGCCGTCGCCGCGGCCGTCCCCGAGGGCTACCGGGTGGACGTGCGCGCACGCTCCTTCGCCCGCGACGTCGCGGTGCTCGCCGACCGGGCCGCCGGCGACGCCGAGGCCGACGACATGCTCGTGCCGATGCTCGCCGGCGAGACCCGTTCGTTCACCGTGCGCACCGCCGCCCGGATCGACCCGGCGCAACTGACCGGTCCGCAGGTGCTGCGCTGCGCCAACAGCCTGTCACAGCAGACGGCCGGCACTGCATGA
- a CDS encoding LacI family DNA-binding transcriptional regulator, with amino-acid sequence MNAAEHPRSAAGAIGLVLARPPRLLGVEPFFMEFIGGIEERLAERDMSVLLHIVADQRAELDAYRRWAERGLVDAVAVVNLTAGDERPGVLADLGLPAVLVGTADGSPAAPAVRTDDTAPVHEALRHLLELGHRRVARVSGPAALLHTRNRTAALEQGCRDAGIDPPIVEEGDYSREAGAELTTRLLRRSDAPTAILYDNDVMAVAGLQAAKARRVRVPERLSIVAWDDSTQCRLASPPLTTMSVDVHQYGIAVAESALEAAAGMPAAERWSPTARITPRGSTARPSVHAAV; translated from the coding sequence ATGAACGCCGCGGAGCACCCCCGTTCGGCGGCGGGCGCGATCGGACTTGTTCTGGCGCGCCCGCCCCGCCTGCTCGGCGTCGAACCGTTCTTCATGGAGTTCATCGGCGGTATCGAGGAGCGGCTGGCCGAGCGCGACATGTCGGTGCTGCTGCACATCGTCGCCGACCAGCGGGCCGAGCTCGACGCCTACCGCCGCTGGGCGGAGCGCGGGCTCGTCGACGCCGTGGCCGTGGTCAACCTGACCGCGGGCGACGAGCGGCCGGGGGTGCTCGCCGATCTCGGCCTGCCCGCGGTGCTGGTGGGCACCGCCGACGGCAGCCCGGCCGCGCCCGCGGTGCGCACCGACGACACGGCGCCGGTGCACGAGGCCCTGCGGCACCTGCTGGAGCTGGGCCACCGCCGAGTTGCGCGGGTGAGTGGACCCGCCGCCCTGCTGCACACCCGCAACCGCACCGCGGCGCTGGAGCAGGGGTGCCGGGACGCGGGGATCGACCCGCCGATCGTGGAAGAGGGCGACTATTCGCGCGAGGCCGGAGCCGAGCTGACCACCCGGCTGCTGCGCCGATCCGATGCGCCCACGGCCATCCTCTACGACAACGACGTCATGGCGGTAGCGGGACTGCAGGCGGCCAAGGCGCGCAGAGTGCGCGTTCCGGAGAGGTTGAGCATCGTGGCCTGGGACGACTCCACCCAGTGCCGACTGGCCTCGCCGCCGCTGACCACGATGAGCGTGGACGTCCACCAGTACGGGATCGCGGTCGCCGAGTCCGCCCTGGAGGCCGCCGCCGGCATGCCCGCGGCGGAGCGGTGGTCGCCGACCGCCCGCATCACCCCGCGG
- a CDS encoding ROK family protein, with protein sequence MLDVIRAAGTISRVGLIDATGFTGATISTVVRKLIEDGLVKETGRAESTGGKPRVLLQLDQSSRYAVGVHLDHSGIAYVLTDLGGSVVARMTRAGAGTEDPPAVVERMAAEVRTLIDGVGVDEARVLGIGLVSPGPLTPTTGMRLAPPIMRHWEDFPLDEAVERRTGLPVVLGNDATAAALGEYWSGAVNGSSTFAAVYVCTGIGSGILINGIPYHGTSGNAGEIGHICLDPDGPECWCGARGCTEVMAGPAAVVARARADAEAARSAGLDPDGPRGRSSVAAEFAAVARAARRGEPAARAIVDRSARYLAMATRTLANVLDLDRVVLSGQSLAVAGSLYLPIIQEELDRAFFARATHPVAVQISTSAATAPAIGAATTVLQSELVPLQPGTRIPEHLAEPEQARARPAEA encoded by the coding sequence GTGCTCGACGTGATCCGGGCAGCGGGCACCATCAGCCGCGTCGGCCTCATCGACGCCACCGGGTTCACCGGCGCCACCATCTCGACGGTCGTGCGCAAGCTCATCGAGGACGGCCTGGTCAAGGAAACCGGGCGCGCGGAGTCCACCGGCGGCAAGCCGCGGGTGCTGCTCCAGCTCGACCAGTCCTCCCGCTACGCCGTCGGCGTGCACCTGGACCACTCCGGCATCGCCTACGTGCTCACCGACCTCGGCGGCTCGGTCGTGGCGCGGATGACCCGGGCCGGCGCGGGCACCGAGGACCCGCCCGCGGTCGTCGAGCGGATGGCCGCCGAGGTGCGCACGCTGATCGACGGTGTCGGGGTGGATGAGGCGCGCGTGCTGGGGATCGGCCTCGTCTCTCCGGGGCCGCTGACCCCCACCACCGGCATGCGGCTGGCTCCGCCCATCATGCGGCACTGGGAGGACTTCCCGCTGGACGAGGCGGTCGAGCGGCGAACGGGGCTCCCGGTCGTCCTCGGCAACGACGCCACCGCGGCGGCCCTGGGCGAGTACTGGTCCGGCGCGGTCAACGGTTCCTCGACCTTCGCCGCCGTCTACGTCTGCACCGGCATCGGCTCGGGCATCCTCATCAACGGCATCCCCTACCACGGCACCAGCGGCAACGCCGGCGAGATCGGGCACATCTGCCTCGATCCCGACGGACCGGAGTGCTGGTGCGGGGCGCGCGGGTGCACCGAGGTCATGGCCGGGCCCGCCGCCGTGGTGGCCCGGGCCCGGGCCGACGCCGAGGCGGCGCGTTCGGCGGGACTCGACCCAGACGGCCCGCGCGGCCGCTCGTCGGTGGCGGCGGAATTCGCGGCCGTCGCCCGCGCCGCACGCCGCGGCGAGCCCGCGGCCCGCGCGATCGTCGACCGCTCCGCCCGCTATCTGGCGATGGCCACCCGCACCCTGGCCAACGTGCTGGACCTCGACCGCGTCGTGCTGAGCGGGCAGAGCCTGGCCGTCGCCGGCTCCCTGTACCTGCCGATCATCCAAGAGGAGCTGGACCGCGCCTTCTTCGCCCGCGCCACACACCCGGTAGCGGTGCAGATCTCCACGTCGGCGGCGACCGCCCCGGCCATCGGCGCGGCCACCACGGTGCTG
- a CDS encoding PQQ-dependent sugar dehydrogenase has product MSHHRWAWRVSATTTALVFGLLTHLGPAAAEEAGPAAADPPAAAAEAQLPLDRLQVTSTRTDAARLDRPTAIDSPADGSGRLFITEKETGTVRAYHPDTGLSAEPLLDIGDRITTEGNEQGLLGIATPPDFAQHPALYVAYTGADAGTLTLSRFPMDSPDQSSVPADGEEVLLTEEHSEYTNHNGGAVEFGPEGYLYWSLGDGGNAGDSLNNGQNLGTLLGSIVRIDVSQACGGLAYCVPEDNPFVGVADARPEIWVYGLRNPWRFSFDPKNGSMWIADVGQGIHEEVNHLQADEGGTNFGWPCREGPAEYDAERCDPAADYTDPVFSYTHEGTNCSVTGGLVYRGERYADLAGGTYVMTDYCSANTWGIRHTGGGEYTTEPIGTLPIQVTSLGADASGELYAVNDLPGGLHRVGFEALPPPVSCTVGYTVDSEWGDGFTASLEVTNTGDEPIEGWTLEWDFPGDQQVTNAWQAEVTQDGTTVSAANLDWNNVIAPGESRRFGVHATFSGANTAPEEFTLNGSACEQ; this is encoded by the coding sequence ATGTCGCACCACCGATGGGCGTGGCGCGTTTCCGCGACCACGACCGCGCTCGTCTTCGGGTTACTGACCCACCTCGGCCCCGCGGCCGCCGAGGAGGCCGGCCCGGCGGCCGCGGACCCGCCCGCCGCGGCTGCCGAGGCGCAACTCCCGCTGGATCGGCTGCAGGTCACCAGCACCCGTACCGACGCCGCGCGGCTGGACCGCCCCACAGCGATCGACTCGCCCGCCGACGGCAGCGGTCGGCTTTTCATCACGGAGAAGGAGACCGGAACGGTCCGCGCCTACCATCCCGACACCGGCCTTTCCGCCGAACCGCTGCTCGACATCGGCGACCGCATCACCACCGAGGGCAATGAGCAGGGGCTTCTCGGAATCGCCACGCCGCCCGATTTCGCGCAGCACCCGGCGCTCTACGTCGCCTATACCGGCGCCGACGCGGGAACGCTGACGCTCTCCCGTTTTCCGATGGACAGTCCCGACCAGTCGAGTGTCCCCGCCGACGGCGAGGAGGTGCTGCTCACCGAGGAGCACTCCGAATACACCAACCACAACGGCGGCGCGGTGGAGTTCGGTCCCGAGGGATACCTGTACTGGAGCCTGGGCGACGGCGGAAACGCCGGAGACAGCCTGAACAACGGGCAGAACCTCGGCACGCTGCTGGGTTCGATCGTGCGCATCGACGTCAGTCAGGCGTGCGGCGGACTCGCCTACTGCGTCCCCGAGGACAACCCGTTCGTCGGCGTGGCCGACGCGCGCCCGGAGATCTGGGTCTACGGTCTGCGCAACCCGTGGCGGTTCTCCTTCGACCCGAAGAACGGTTCGATGTGGATCGCCGACGTGGGCCAGGGCATTCACGAGGAGGTCAACCACCTGCAGGCCGACGAGGGCGGCACCAACTTCGGCTGGCCGTGCCGCGAGGGGCCGGCCGAATACGACGCGGAACGCTGCGACCCCGCGGCCGACTACACCGACCCGGTGTTCTCCTACACCCACGAGGGCACCAACTGCTCGGTGACCGGCGGACTCGTCTACCGCGGCGAGCGATACGCCGACCTGGCCGGCGGCACCTACGTGATGACCGACTACTGCAGCGCCAACACCTGGGGCATCCGCCACACGGGCGGCGGCGAGTACACCACCGAGCCCATCGGCACCCTGCCGATCCAGGTCACCAGCCTCGGCGCCGACGCCTCGGGCGAGCTGTACGCGGTCAACGACCTGCCGGGCGGCTTGCACCGCGTCGGCTTCGAGGCGCTGCCGCCGCCCGTCAGCTGCACGGTGGGTTACACGGTGGACAGCGAGTGGGGCGACGGGTTCACCGCGTCGCTGGAGGTGACCAACACCGGCGACGAGCCCATCGAAGGCTGGACGCTGGAGTGGGACTTCCCCGGTGACCAGCAGGTCACCAACGCCTGGCAGGCCGAGGTCACCCAGGACGGCACCACGGTCTCGGCGGCGAACCTGGACTGGAACAACGTGATCGCGCCGGGCGAGTCCCGCCGGTTCGGCGTCCACGCCACGTTCAGCGGCGCCAACACCGCGCCCGAGGAGTTCACCCTGAACGGCTCCGCCTGCGAGCAGTAG